A portion of the Wolbachia endosymbiont of Oedothorax gibbosus genome contains these proteins:
- a CDS encoding M16 family metallopeptidase has product MRISKIIFLFFFCLGFNLQASGNLNIEEVTTRKGFKFLFVENHDLPKVSLNISFKDAGYVYENSEKQGLGWFTSLIIQEGAGKNDAKDFAKKLEDKGISLNFIADLEAFRVSLNTLSENLEDAISLLSDAIIRPKVDSEGLNRVFEKAKVDFNNLEKNPHFVAGKELGTLLFKKHPYSKSVYGTLDTIMNITRDDVLTYIKRNFAKDNIVISVAGCAKKEEIITLLDKYLSKLPSKRSKVRKIPVKNDFGSAESKNIFMDIPQSVILFAQKGIAYEDPDYYSAQVLVNALGGMGLNSVLMKELRQNLGITYGISASMASYTHANIIAGGLSTDSSTASQSISAIRDTLSRIKKEGVDEQLFKDTKISMVNNFVLFLSNNTNTAMLLDDMQINDRRINNYANIINDVQLEKVNELANSLLEPENLFFVEVGKNAQGQ; this is encoded by the coding sequence ATGAGAATAAGTAAAATTATATTTCTATTTTTTTTCTGTCTAGGCTTTAATTTACAAGCAAGTGGTAACCTAAATATAGAGGAGGTCACTACCCGTAAAGGATTTAAGTTTTTATTTGTAGAAAATCATGATTTGCCAAAAGTTTCACTAAATATATCATTCAAGGATGCAGGTTATGTGTATGAAAATTCGGAAAAACAGGGACTAGGTTGGTTTACTTCTCTTATAATTCAAGAAGGGGCAGGAAAAAATGATGCCAAAGATTTTGCGAAAAAGCTTGAAGATAAAGGGATTAGTTTAAATTTTATTGCTGATTTAGAAGCATTTAGGGTTTCATTAAATACTTTGTCTGAGAATCTAGAGGATGCAATTTCGTTACTAAGCGACGCTATAATACGTCCTAAAGTTGACTCTGAGGGGTTGAATAGAGTTTTCGAGAAAGCCAAAGTTGATTTTAATAATCTTGAAAAAAATCCTCATTTTGTTGCTGGAAAAGAATTAGGTACGTTATTGTTTAAAAAACATCCTTACTCAAAAAGTGTGTACGGTACTCTTGACACTATAATGAACATTACTAGAGATGATGTTTTAACATACATAAAGCGTAATTTTGCTAAAGATAACATAGTTATCAGTGTTGCTGGTTGTGCAAAAAAAGAAGAAATTATTACATTATTAGATAAATATTTATCTAAATTGCCGTCAAAAAGATCAAAAGTTAGAAAAATACCTGTGAAAAATGATTTTGGTTCTGCAGAAAGTAAGAATATTTTTATGGATATACCACAGAGTGTGATACTTTTTGCTCAAAAAGGTATAGCTTATGAAGATCCAGACTACTATAGCGCTCAAGTTTTGGTTAATGCGCTTGGTGGTATGGGGCTGAATTCAGTGCTGATGAAAGAGCTAAGGCAAAATCTTGGAATTACTTATGGTATTAGTGCCTCTATGGCTAGTTATACGCATGCAAATATTATAGCCGGAGGTTTAAGTACTGATAGCTCTACTGCCAGTCAATCCATATCTGCAATAAGAGATACATTGAGCAGGATAAAAAAGGAAGGAGTTGATGAACAATTATTTAAAGATACAAAAATTAGTATGGTAAATAATTTTGTCCTTTTCCTGTCCAATAACACAAATACAGCAATGCTGCTTGATGATATGCAGATAAATGATCGTCGTATAAACAATTATGCGAATATCATTAATGATGTTCAATTAGAGAAAGTAAACGAACTGGCAAATTCTTTACTGGAACCCGAAAATTTATTTTTCGTTGAAGTTGGAAAAAACGCTCAGGGTCAATAA
- a CDS encoding glutaredoxin, giving the protein MKNVVIYVKKGCPYCIRAKDLLDKKGVKYEEIDVLKNSDLFDDIKSKYNVRTVPQIFITDDNGSYIHHIAGSDKLMDLEKEGKLDDMLNNNDNHTDVTTYTNSNDECGECVIPHDDFM; this is encoded by the coding sequence GTGAAAAATGTTGTGATATATGTAAAGAAGGGCTGCCCATACTGCATAAGGGCAAAGGATTTACTAGATAAAAAAGGTGTGAAGTATGAAGAAATTGATGTGCTCAAAAACTCAGATTTGTTTGACGACATAAAATCAAAGTATAACGTTAGAACAGTTCCACAGATCTTTATTACTGATGACAATGGGAGTTATATTCATCATATTGCAGGAAGTGACAAATTGATGGATCTTGAAAAAGAAGGAAAGTTGGATGATATGCTAAATAATAATGACAATCACACTGATGTCACAACCTACACAAACAGCAATGATGAATGTGGAGAGTGTGTTATACCACATGATGATTTTATGTAA
- the lspA gene encoding signal peptidase II: protein MKKLCLIVILIIVLIDQTSKLYINSLIDEGESIEITSFIKLIEVWNSGISFGMCSALPHGGFFFSAFSILIIGILAYLIYKSDDQLTYLGFSLMIGGAIGNVVDRIYWGAVYDFIYFHIDDWYWPAFNLADLSIVCGMFTLLYKWYIYDMFISKQNEE, encoded by the coding sequence ATGAAAAAGTTATGCTTAATTGTTATATTAATTATAGTATTGATTGACCAAACGAGCAAATTGTACATAAACTCATTGATTGATGAGGGAGAATCAATTGAGATCACTAGCTTTATAAAGCTAATTGAAGTTTGGAATTCAGGCATTAGTTTTGGAATGTGTAGCGCTTTACCGCATGGCGGTTTCTTTTTTTCAGCATTTTCAATACTAATAATTGGTATACTTGCATACTTGATATACAAGTCTGATGATCAGTTAACTTACCTTGGGTTTTCTCTGATGATTGGTGGAGCAATCGGAAACGTAGTTGATAGGATTTATTGGGGAGCTGTATATGATTTCATATATTTTCATATTGATGATTGGTATTGGCCAGCTTTTAATTTAGCGGATTTATCTATAGTTTGTGGAATGTTTACATTGTTATATAAGTGGTATATATACGATATGTTTATTTCTAAACAAAATGAGGAATAA
- the lgt gene encoding prolipoprotein diacylglyceryl transferase, translating into MSLNPVIFSIGPVSIYWYSLAYVLGIVFAYWYLHKLDDQKIFTKNFYDSLLIATIVGIILGGRLGYVLIYDPVLYISNPIEILKIWEGGMSFHGGAIGVLFAVIISCKRHNIPIFYALDLVSCGVPIGLFLGRMGNFINGELFGRVTTMPWGMVFPESGDNLLRHPSQLYEAFFEGLLLFAVANTLFFLTRIRLYHGALTGIAVIWYGLVRFFVEFFREPDYQVGYLWLDLTMGQLLSIPMVLLGMLVYLGALNLKFNTKSVT; encoded by the coding sequence ATGTCTTTAAATCCAGTAATTTTCAGCATCGGTCCTGTTTCTATATATTGGTACTCCTTAGCTTACGTTTTGGGTATAGTGTTTGCATATTGGTATTTACATAAACTGGACGACCAAAAAATATTTACTAAGAATTTTTACGATTCGTTATTAATAGCCACTATTGTAGGTATTATCCTTGGAGGTAGACTTGGCTACGTATTGATATATGATCCAGTTCTTTATATAAGCAACCCTATCGAGATATTGAAGATCTGGGAAGGAGGGATGTCATTTCATGGTGGTGCTATAGGAGTTTTGTTTGCAGTAATAATTTCGTGTAAAAGACATAACATTCCTATATTTTATGCACTGGACCTAGTTTCTTGCGGAGTTCCCATAGGTTTATTTTTAGGCCGCATGGGCAATTTTATAAACGGAGAGCTATTTGGCAGAGTTACAACTATGCCATGGGGTATGGTATTTCCAGAGAGTGGTGATAATCTGCTGCGTCATCCAAGCCAGCTTTATGAGGCATTTTTTGAAGGACTGCTACTTTTTGCAGTTGCAAATACACTGTTTTTTTTGACTAGAATAAGACTATATCACGGTGCATTAACTGGTATTGCAGTTATATGGTATGGACTAGTACGTTTTTTCGTTGAGTTTTTTCGCGAACCAGACTATCAAGTTGGCTATCTATGGCTTGATTTAACTATGGGGCAGTTGCTTTCTATACCTATGGTTTTGCTGGGAATGCTTGTATATCTAGGCGCATTAAATTTGAAATTTAATACGAAATCTGTTACATAG
- a CDS encoding Na+/H+ antiporter subunit E: MKNLNFRKEIKFFSLSFITLFVLWTVLSGYFEPFFIFCGVCSSIFTLFIFRRLINAEGALSQILNGTNRLSFYKLVSYIPWLMYQIILSSIYVTKKVLQFKSKLEPIVILRKCKGHNDESIALFANSVTITPGTLTINVESKQKTYLSTMCLIDKDLESGISEIENKILKILRSVK; encoded by the coding sequence ATGAAAAACCTCAACTTTAGGAAGGAAATCAAATTTTTTTCTCTGTCGTTTATAACTTTATTTGTTCTATGGACTGTATTGTCTGGTTATTTTGAGCCGTTTTTTATTTTTTGTGGAGTGTGTTCCTCTATATTCACATTGTTTATCTTTAGACGGTTGATAAACGCTGAAGGCGCTCTTAGCCAGATTTTAAATGGTACGAATAGACTGTCGTTTTATAAGTTAGTAAGTTATATACCGTGGTTAATGTACCAAATCATTTTATCAAGTATTTATGTAACAAAAAAGGTGCTACAGTTCAAATCTAAACTTGAGCCAATTGTTATCTTAAGAAAATGCAAAGGACATAATGATGAAAGCATTGCGTTATTTGCCAATTCAGTCACAATCACTCCCGGAACTTTAACTATCAATGTTGAAAGTAAGCAGAAAACATATTTATCTACCATGTGTTTGATAGATAAAGATCTTGAAAGCGGCATTTCTGAAATAGAAAACAAAATCTTAAAAATACTACGTTCAGTTAAGTAA
- a CDS encoding TrbC/VirB2 family protein, whose amino-acid sequence MKNFLLFLTLILSFAFDANADEASSVICKIVDYIHTIGGPMITVVIIGAALLSIFGRMPWPALFALGAFTAVFFGAPKIVTVISPSVAEACIQCSNTQEMVNGACVAKCPPGKGRDASGNCNP is encoded by the coding sequence ATGAAAAATTTTCTTTTATTTTTAACTTTAATTCTCTCCTTTGCGTTTGATGCAAATGCTGATGAGGCTTCATCAGTAATATGTAAGATAGTGGACTATATTCACACCATAGGTGGACCGATGATCACAGTAGTGATAATTGGTGCAGCTTTGCTTTCAATATTTGGCAGAATGCCATGGCCAGCACTTTTTGCACTCGGTGCATTTACTGCTGTGTTCTTTGGTGCACCCAAAATAGTGACTGTGATATCACCAAGTGTGGCAGAAGCTTGTATACAATGCTCTAATACTCAGGAAATGGTCAACGGTGCATGTGTTGCAAAATGTCCTCCAGGTAAAGGCCGTGATGCATCAGGAAACTGTAATCCATAG
- the ribF gene encoding riboflavin biosynthesis protein RibF, whose translation MKIIYNCEQGIENNVALTFGNFDGIHLGHEFTISTLKKVAQERGLPSAVLTFEPHPSTVLFGRNNFRLVDQEQKKKLISSYGIDYLYIINFSRGFSEVSCDDFISKILIDKYGTKHIIVGENCTFGHKRLGNILTLEKYSETYGYSLTKLEPLIIDGKICSSSSIREYVQRGEIEIANKLLGRPYQVSGVVTKGACRGREIGFPTINIPIEDCMIKPKFGTYYAKVMFSYNNPNWLYGVVNIGMRPTFKDLKKPIIEMHIFDFDEDVYNHKVNIQLLKFIRSEKKFHSIEELTKQINYDILKVYRLKANL comes from the coding sequence ATGAAAATTATTTATAATTGTGAGCAAGGGATAGAAAATAATGTAGCACTAACCTTCGGAAATTTTGATGGCATTCATTTAGGACATGAATTTACAATTTCCACTCTAAAGAAGGTAGCACAAGAAAGAGGATTACCCTCCGCAGTTTTAACTTTTGAGCCTCACCCATCAACTGTTTTATTTGGTAGAAACAATTTTAGGTTGGTAGACCAAGAACAAAAAAAGAAACTAATCAGCAGCTATGGTATAGATTACTTGTATATTATTAATTTTAGTAGAGGTTTTTCTGAGGTTAGCTGCGATGACTTTATCAGTAAGATTTTAATAGATAAATATGGCACTAAACACATAATTGTCGGAGAAAATTGCACTTTTGGTCATAAACGATTGGGTAATATATTAACTCTAGAGAAATATTCTGAAACATATGGATACTCTTTGACTAAATTAGAGCCATTAATAATTGACGGCAAAATTTGCTCTTCTTCTTCAATAAGGGAGTATGTACAAAGGGGCGAAATAGAAATTGCTAATAAATTACTTGGTAGACCTTATCAAGTTTCTGGTGTTGTGACAAAAGGTGCATGTAGAGGTAGAGAAATAGGATTCCCAACCATAAATATTCCTATAGAAGATTGCATGATAAAACCAAAATTTGGTACATATTACGCTAAAGTGATGTTTTCTTATAATAACCCAAATTGGTTATATGGAGTAGTCAATATTGGTATGAGACCTACATTTAAGGATCTGAAAAAGCCTATAATAGAAATGCACATATTCGATTTTGATGAAGACGTATATAATCATAAAGTTAATATACAACTTTTAAAATTCATAAGGTCAGAAAAAAAATTCCATAGTATTGAGGAGTTAACAAAACAAATAAATTATGATATACTTAAAGTTTATAGGTTAAAGGCAAATTTATGA
- a CDS encoding uroporphyrinogen-III synthase — MKSILLTRPLLDSFNTRNILRKYGYKVFIEPVFTIKHLNPDISAHEFDVVISTSKNSVKAFSQICKVDDFPIITVGNSTMQTAKNLGFSDIISADSNVDGLISFIKAHYSNAIKFLYIRGQEVSCDLKKRLSEEDFNVREVVLYKTIIKRSLTNRCKNLLLDGKIDSVAFFSSQTARIFCSLVLKSGLSHVINNTIAYTMSKNIADSLKLIKWKKIITSRLPTGESLIDIINKDC; from the coding sequence ATGAAGTCTATTTTATTAACGAGGCCTTTATTGGATTCGTTCAATACGAGAAATATATTGAGAAAGTATGGATACAAAGTTTTTATAGAACCAGTATTCACAATAAAACACTTAAATCCTGATATATCTGCGCACGAATTTGACGTTGTAATATCCACAAGTAAAAACAGTGTAAAGGCTTTTAGTCAAATATGCAAAGTGGATGACTTTCCGATTATTACAGTTGGTAATTCAACCATGCAGACTGCAAAAAATTTGGGATTTTCTGATATAATCTCAGCAGACAGCAACGTTGATGGTCTGATATCATTCATAAAAGCTCATTATTCAAACGCAATAAAGTTCTTGTATATAAGGGGACAAGAAGTATCATGTGACCTAAAAAAGAGATTATCCGAAGAAGATTTTAATGTAAGAGAAGTTGTACTCTATAAAACAATTATTAAAAGGAGTCTAACTAATAGGTGTAAAAATTTGCTGTTGGATGGTAAAATTGATAGCGTTGCTTTTTTTTCCTCACAGACAGCAAGGATATTTTGCTCATTAGTTCTAAAAAGTGGCCTATCTCATGTGATAAACAATACAATTGCATATACCATGAGTAAGAACATTGCTGATAGTTTAAAGTTAATCAAATGGAAAAAAATTATAACATCGAGGTTACCTACTGGGGAGAGTTTAATTGATATAATTAATAAGGATTGCTGA
- a CDS encoding YihY/virulence factor BrkB family protein, translating to MLQKFYSIVYCLYRALIDTIHNDGVEHAGYLSFLILLSIFPFLIVLMAVASTFANFLDQYNIGWVFIIDNMPQDILASLMPRIREIISGPPQSLLTLAIVGAVWTASSTIEGMRTILNKAYKVPVSPPYILRRVLSILQFLVITLIITLTIVFSTLVPMLIDFSYQGLSYTRYLLIEFVLFTVVSWLYFMLPNIKQNLSDVFPGSCVAVILWTISASAFKQYLKASFDQLDLIYGSLGGVVVSLLFFYMLSLIFIYGAKFNFQLKYFNESR from the coding sequence GTGCTACAGAAATTTTACAGCATCGTTTATTGCCTTTATCGTGCTTTGATTGACACAATTCATAATGATGGAGTGGAGCACGCAGGGTATTTATCATTTTTAATTCTGTTATCGATATTTCCTTTTCTCATCGTTTTAATGGCCGTGGCGTCAACATTCGCAAATTTCTTAGACCAGTACAACATTGGCTGGGTATTTATCATTGATAACATGCCACAGGATATTTTGGCATCTTTGATGCCGCGTATCAGAGAGATAATATCAGGCCCGCCACAAAGCTTACTAACTTTAGCAATTGTGGGTGCTGTTTGGACCGCTTCATCGACAATTGAGGGAATGAGAACAATATTGAATAAAGCCTATAAAGTTCCGGTTTCGCCACCTTATATCTTGAGAAGAGTGCTCAGTATATTACAATTTTTAGTGATCACACTTATTATAACTCTAACTATAGTGTTCTCTACATTAGTGCCGATGCTAATTGATTTTTCCTATCAGGGGCTAAGTTATACTAGGTATTTACTTATTGAATTTGTACTTTTCACAGTAGTCTCTTGGCTATATTTTATGTTGCCAAACATAAAACAAAACTTATCAGACGTATTTCCTGGATCTTGTGTGGCTGTTATTCTTTGGACGATTTCCGCTTCAGCTTTCAAGCAATATTTAAAAGCTTCCTTTGACCAACTGGATTTGATATATGGAAGTTTAGGTGGTGTGGTAGTGTCATTACTATTTTTTTATATGCTAAGTTTGATTTTTATATATGGAGCAAAATTTAATTTTCAGCTAAAATATTTCAATGAATCTCGCTAA
- the smpB gene encoding SsrA-binding protein SmpB — translation MEVIAENRKARFEYFILEEFEAGMVLLSSEVKSLRERKVNISDAYVIEKNSEVWLHNMHIAEYKAANRKNHKPKRERKLLLHKKEINKLIGQIKTAGITVVPLSVYFNDKGLAKTKIAIVKGKKLYDKRATIKQREWDREKSRLSKNNL, via the coding sequence ATGGAAGTTATTGCAGAAAATAGGAAAGCAAGGTTTGAATATTTCATCTTAGAAGAATTTGAAGCGGGTATGGTCTTATTAAGCAGTGAAGTTAAATCGCTAAGAGAAAGAAAAGTGAATATTTCCGACGCCTACGTTATCGAAAAGAATAGCGAAGTATGGCTGCACAATATGCATATTGCAGAATATAAAGCTGCAAACCGAAAAAATCATAAACCAAAAAGGGAACGTAAACTACTTTTACATAAAAAAGAGATAAACAAACTGATTGGTCAAATCAAAACCGCTGGGATAACTGTTGTGCCGCTTTCGGTCTATTTTAACGATAAAGGATTGGCAAAAACTAAAATTGCCATTGTAAAAGGAAAAAAACTCTACGATAAGAGAGCAACCATAAAACAGAGAGAGTGGGATCGTGAAAAAAGTAGATTGTCTAAGAATAATTTATAG
- a CDS encoding SDR family oxidoreductase has protein sequence MHLFCFGYGYVAKFLSGKLLNLGWKVSGTSRSKNIQNVILFNYEKVSQDLLKSATHVLISIPPDGDDVVERYGDCLQNVKWLGYLSATSVYGDHSGNWVDEKSETKPIEVRGEKRLKSERKWLNSRLPVHIFRLAGIYGPGRNVLIDLQLGKARNVKKEGHFFSRVHVEDISNILFSSMQNIKPGEIYNCADDLPTTQSEVVMYAAKLLNVSPPEPIELPDYAQSFYLGSKKVSNVKIKKDLNVSLIYPNYKVGLESLHVKKTEITSE, from the coding sequence ATGCACTTGTTTTGCTTTGGTTATGGATATGTAGCTAAATTTTTATCGGGAAAATTACTGAACTTAGGTTGGAAAGTTAGTGGCACATCAAGAAGTAAAAATATACAAAATGTAATCCTCTTTAATTATGAGAAAGTTAGTCAAGATCTGCTTAAAAGCGCAACGCACGTTTTAATTTCTATTCCTCCAGATGGCGATGATGTTGTGGAGAGATACGGTGATTGCCTGCAAAATGTCAAATGGCTTGGTTATTTGTCTGCAACTAGTGTTTATGGTGATCACTCAGGTAATTGGGTGGATGAGAAATCTGAAACAAAACCTATAGAAGTCAGAGGAGAAAAGCGCCTTAAATCTGAAAGGAAGTGGCTAAATAGCAGATTGCCTGTACATATTTTTCGTTTAGCTGGAATATACGGTCCTGGTAGGAACGTGTTAATTGACTTGCAGCTTGGCAAAGCAAGAAATGTGAAAAAGGAAGGGCATTTTTTTTCTCGTGTTCACGTTGAAGATATATCGAATATTTTATTTTCTTCCATGCAAAACATAAAACCTGGTGAAATATACAATTGTGCAGACGATTTACCCACTACACAATCTGAAGTGGTAATGTATGCGGCCAAACTTCTCAATGTTAGCCCTCCAGAGCCAATTGAGTTACCAGATTATGCACAGAGTTTTTATTTAGGATCAAAAAAAGTAAGTAATGTTAAAATTAAAAAAGATCTTAATGTCTCTCTAATTTACCCTAACTACAAGGTGGGATTAGAGAGTTTGCACGTAAAAAAAACTGAAATCACATCAGAATGA
- a CDS encoding alpha/beta hydrolase yields the protein MIELNGPEICAGGNKKNLIIFLHGWGSSGDNFVHLAKVMSKFLLGSCFVAPNAPFKREIGDGYQWFSLEDRSEEALYNGVKNATSIVNHFIDTKLKELNLKDTQLSLVGFSQGAMLAIHTALTRSQSCASVVAYSGRFLSPSKTAPEIKSKPNICVIHGDADDVVPFSSLDLAVKALKENGVNVEGHPIRALGHIINEEGIKLGVEFIKKNFSN from the coding sequence ATGATTGAACTTAACGGCCCAGAAATTTGTGCAGGCGGAAATAAGAAAAATTTGATTATTTTTTTACATGGTTGGGGCTCAAGTGGTGATAATTTTGTTCACCTTGCTAAAGTTATGAGCAAATTTTTACTGGGTTCATGTTTTGTAGCACCCAATGCTCCGTTTAAGAGAGAAATAGGTGACGGTTATCAGTGGTTCAGCTTGGAAGATCGTAGTGAGGAGGCGCTATATAATGGAGTAAAAAATGCTACATCAATTGTAAATCATTTTATTGATACAAAATTAAAGGAGCTTAATTTAAAAGATACGCAACTTTCTTTAGTTGGATTTTCTCAAGGAGCAATGCTTGCAATACATACAGCTCTCACCCGCTCTCAATCATGTGCATCAGTTGTTGCATACTCTGGTAGGTTTCTTTCACCTTCAAAAACTGCACCAGAGATCAAGTCAAAACCTAACATATGTGTTATACATGGTGATGCTGACGATGTGGTACCTTTTTCGTCTCTCGACTTAGCGGTTAAAGCTCTGAAAGAAAATGGAGTAAATGTTGAAGGGCACCCAATTCGTGCATTGGGGCATATTATTAATGAAGAGGGAATAAAATTAGGAGTAGAATTTATCAAGAAAAATTTCAGCAACTGA
- a CDS encoding SDR family oxidoreductase, whose product MNLAKEKEMGKLEGKVALITGASGGIGSAVAKRFVREGACVILISRSLDNLKPLYNEIEELEEFKEGSVKLIQLDLLDFENVKILTNMIESLKLSESGALDILVACAGILGKLNPIHDCEIEELQNVMNTNFTASWCLLKNLDPMLKKSNAGRAIFMTSEVTLSPSSYPYWMPYAASKAALEIMVKIYASETKHTKLCANAVYPEGPVGSEQVFPGSELVSLDKLTDKFVELASENCSVSGKILPLSKSSE is encoded by the coding sequence ATGAATCTCGCTAAGGAAAAAGAAATGGGTAAATTAGAAGGTAAAGTAGCTTTAATTACCGGGGCTTCAGGTGGAATAGGCTCTGCTGTTGCAAAAAGATTTGTAAGAGAAGGTGCATGTGTGATTCTGATTTCAAGATCTCTTGATAATCTCAAGCCACTATATAATGAAATTGAAGAGCTTGAAGAATTTAAAGAAGGCTCTGTGAAACTAATTCAGCTTGATCTTTTAGACTTTGAGAATGTAAAGATACTGACAAACATGATAGAAAGCCTGAAATTATCAGAATCTGGAGCACTTGATATATTAGTTGCATGTGCTGGAATTTTAGGCAAACTGAACCCCATTCACGACTGTGAGATTGAAGAGCTACAGAACGTAATGAATACAAATTTTACTGCCAGTTGGTGCTTACTAAAAAACTTAGATCCAATGCTAAAAAAGTCTAATGCTGGAAGAGCGATATTCATGACTTCAGAAGTGACACTTTCTCCTTCCTCTTATCCATATTGGATGCCGTATGCTGCAAGTAAAGCTGCACTGGAAATAATGGTGAAAATATATGCATCTGAAACAAAACATACAAAATTATGTGCAAATGCTGTATATCCGGAAGGACCTGTGGGTAGTGAGCAGGTGTTTCCTGGATCTGAATTGGTGTCACTTGATAAACTAACAGATAAATTCGTGGAATTAGCTTCTGAAAACTGCAGCGTATCAGGAAAAATCTTACCGCTTAGCAAATCTTCCGAATAA
- a CDS encoding exodeoxyribonuclease III — protein sequence MLKIATWNVNSIRKRVNQLCSFIVESKIDIILLQEIKCTEEQFPYAEIEKLGYKCAVYGQVARNGVCVLSKYPILEELKIDIVEGYQEARYIECVIKHNNQKVRVGSVYVPNGQSPDSHAFEYKLKFFDNLYERMSNLLKNEELTIIAGDYNVALDEIDVFDSNLLNGQVCFHIKEREKLRAILNLGFKDTFRISHPNLQQFTWWHYQGNSLRNNQGMRIDYMLLSPQAVDKLETCYVDDRLRKLENPSDHTPVVCAIE from the coding sequence ATGCTAAAGATTGCAACTTGGAATGTAAACTCCATACGTAAAAGAGTTAACCAACTTTGTAGTTTTATAGTTGAGAGTAAGATAGATATAATTTTGCTGCAAGAGATAAAATGTACGGAAGAGCAATTTCCTTATGCAGAGATAGAAAAGCTAGGGTATAAATGTGCTGTTTATGGACAAGTTGCAAGAAATGGCGTTTGTGTTTTATCTAAATATCCGATACTGGAAGAATTAAAAATTGATATTGTAGAGGGTTATCAAGAAGCACGTTATATAGAGTGCGTAATAAAGCACAATAATCAGAAGGTAAGAGTAGGGAGCGTATATGTCCCAAATGGTCAAAGCCCGGACTCTCACGCATTTGAATATAAACTCAAGTTTTTTGATAACCTATATGAAAGAATGAGCAATTTGTTGAAGAATGAAGAGTTAACTATTATAGCTGGCGATTATAATGTTGCACTGGATGAAATTGATGTTTTTGATTCAAATTTATTGAATGGCCAAGTGTGCTTTCATATAAAAGAACGTGAGAAGTTAAGAGCAATCTTGAATCTTGGGTTTAAAGACACGTTTAGAATATCCCACCCCAATTTGCAACAATTCACTTGGTGGCATTATCAAGGCAATTCACTCAGAAACAATCAAGGAATGCGAATAGATTATATGCTATTATCGCCACAAGCTGTAGATAAATTGGAAACATGCTACGTAGATGATAGATTGCGTAAGCTAGAAAACCCATCTGATCATACTCCTGTTGTATGTGCTATAGAATAA
- the purN gene encoding phosphoribosylglycinamide formyltransferase has translation MEKIKLGILISGRGSNMQALIEACQDQNFPAEVACVITNNSEATGLKTAEQAGIPAFVVKDKPLDADKIHKILVQQKVDLICLAGFMRILKADFLSKWHNKVINIHPSLLPSFKGLNAQEQALKAGVKITGCTVHYVTPEVDAGAVIAQVAVPVLPNDDIQSLSERILAEEHKCYVEAVRSIAESINY, from the coding sequence ATGGAAAAGATAAAACTCGGAATACTAATTTCAGGTAGGGGATCGAATATGCAGGCCTTGATAGAAGCATGTCAAGATCAGAATTTTCCCGCAGAAGTTGCATGTGTTATCACAAATAATAGTGAAGCTACTGGTCTGAAAACAGCAGAGCAAGCAGGAATCCCAGCGTTTGTTGTTAAAGATAAACCACTTGATGCTGATAAAATTCACAAAATACTTGTTCAACAGAAGGTTGATTTAATTTGCCTTGCAGGATTTATGAGAATTCTCAAAGCTGATTTTCTGAGTAAATGGCATAACAAGGTAATAAATATTCATCCCTCTTTACTTCCATCTTTTAAAGGCCTAAACGCTCAAGAGCAAGCTTTAAAAGCAGGTGTAAAAATTACAGGTTGTACTGTACATTATGTCACTCCTGAAGTTGATGCTGGAGCCGTAATTGCTCAAGTTGCTGTGCCAGTGCTACCAAATGATGATATTCAAAGCCTCTCAGAACGCATTCTAGCTGAGGAGCATAAGTGCTATGTAGAAGCAGTAAGATCAATAGCAGAAAGTATTAATTATTGA